The Antarcticibacterium sp. 1MA-6-2 genome has a window encoding:
- a CDS encoding HYR domain-containing protein, which produces MSGITTCHTTSQYTIPAATRQGKWFLIFLLVLFYSFPSEVVGQEPADVPPVYKWIGGKDLALVKPTIKLIPFSVTVNSKDIIIAVATDPQGNVYNLSFGGGVSKYNSNGNLIKTGFIPSSALESPLDMAIDEEGYIYIADFFAGGTTYTDNGKIRIFDSLGNPLPERTIFTSYFRPMGIDVDEENIYVAEYNDGKKGPESNPSSRIEIYKKTERIPRATTSQVEIPYRIAVDSKQNIFVSQTGNNNPEVLIFNSTLTTRTILSNIESPGSVVVDDFDFLHVVDYHDKVNFNDFIAYENLDYNAILSLYNKIKEGISHNVFSIKIFNKDNILVKTLRDNNSNEFNIEFPIDLTFNGCDRMYTINVNTTNDLGLDFDLEIYKRTPSFDQEKPVITCPANIEETLTVYQNSVAVNFANPTVTDNCSFTVTQTKGDPSGSQFSVGTHVIEFTATDTSGNKNTCSFTIKIDPAEEEPDTEDPVLTCPSNITRNVDPGTCGAVVTYTTPTATDNSGNASVTLKEGIVSGGTFPVGTTTVTYEAVDAAGNRDECSFTVTVKDNEKPTITCSADITVTAPIIC; this is translated from the coding sequence ATGAGCGGTATTACTACTTGTCATACTACCTCACAATACACTATACCCGCAGCTACGCGGCAGGGAAAGTGGTTTCTCATTTTTCTTCTGGTTTTATTTTATTCTTTTCCTTCGGAAGTAGTGGGGCAGGAGCCTGCTGATGTTCCTCCAGTTTACAAATGGATAGGAGGAAAAGATTTAGCTCTTGTAAAACCTACTATTAAACTTATACCTTTTTCTGTTACAGTTAATTCTAAAGACATTATAATAGCTGTTGCCACAGATCCGCAAGGAAATGTTTATAACCTGTCATTTGGGGGAGGAGTAAGTAAATACAATTCTAATGGAAATTTAATAAAAACGGGCTTCATACCATCTTCGGCTTTGGAAAGTCCATTGGATATGGCTATTGATGAGGAAGGATATATTTATATAGCAGATTTTTTTGCGGGTGGAACTACATATACTGATAACGGTAAAATAAGAATTTTTGATTCCCTCGGAAATCCTCTGCCTGAAAGAACAATTTTCACTTCCTATTTCAGACCTATGGGTATTGATGTGGATGAAGAAAACATTTATGTAGCGGAGTATAATGATGGAAAAAAAGGCCCTGAAAGCAATCCCTCAAGCAGAATTGAAATATATAAAAAAACGGAGCGAATACCTCGAGCAACCACATCTCAAGTTGAAATTCCTTATAGAATTGCAGTAGATTCAAAACAAAACATTTTTGTAAGTCAGACCGGAAACAATAATCCCGAAGTTTTAATCTTCAATAGCACCTTAACAACAAGAACAATATTGTCTAACATAGAATCACCCGGAAGTGTTGTTGTTGATGATTTTGATTTTCTACATGTAGTGGATTACCACGATAAGGTAAATTTTAATGATTTTATAGCTTATGAGAATCTGGATTATAATGCTATACTAAGCCTTTACAACAAAATTAAGGAAGGTATTTCGCATAATGTTTTTTCAATTAAAATTTTTAATAAAGACAATATTTTAGTCAAAACACTTCGAGATAATAACTCAAACGAATTTAATATTGAGTTTCCTATTGACTTAACTTTTAATGGTTGCGATAGGATGTATACTATTAATGTAAATACTACAAATGACTTAGGTCTGGATTTTGACCTCGAAATTTATAAAAGAACGCCCTCTTTTGACCAGGAAAAGCCCGTTATAACCTGTCCTGCAAACATAGAGGAAACACTTACCGTTTACCAAAATTCTGTAGCGGTTAATTTTGCTAATCCAACAGTTACAGATAATTGTTCGTTTACTGTAACCCAAACCAAAGGTGATCCTTCCGGAAGTCAATTTTCAGTAGGAACCCATGTAATAGAATTTACTGCTACAGATACTTCAGGAAACAAAAATACCTGCTCCTTTACCATAAAAATTGATCCGGCAGAAGAAGAGCCTGATACAGAGGATCCTGTCCTAACCTGCCCATCAAATATCACCCGAAATGTTGATCCCGGTACTTGCGGTGCTGTGGTTACTTATACTACTCCAACCGCTACAGATAATTCCGGAAATGCATCTGTTACACTCAAAGAAGGAATAGTTTCTGGTGGAACTTTTCCCGTAGGAACAACTACAGTTACCTACGAAGCAGTGGATGCAGCGGGAAATAGAGATGAATGCAGCTTTACAGTTACTGTAAAGGATAATGAAAAACCAACTATTACCTGTTCTGCAGATATCACCGTTACAGCTCCCATAATATGCTAA
- a CDS encoding HYR domain-containing protein — protein MDAAGNKDECSFTVTIKDNEKPTISCPGDITVTAPPGQYTAMVNYIPPAVTDNCGTPTLVRNQGFSPGGQFPLGSTAVTYTATDTASNSVTCSFTVMVEPGETEGGPAIFNNCPATITHSVSTYTCGANVAFQIPTASDDSGDLEVVRVSGPGPGDFF, from the coding sequence GTGGATGCAGCGGGAAATAAAGATGAATGCAGCTTTACTGTTACTATTAAGGATAATGAAAAGCCCACTATTTCCTGTCCGGGTGATATAACTGTTACGGCTCCTCCGGGTCAATATACTGCAATGGTAAATTATATTCCTCCTGCGGTTACTGATAATTGTGGTACTCCCACATTGGTAAGGAATCAGGGTTTTTCTCCCGGTGGCCAATTTCCACTTGGATCTACTGCAGTTACATACACCGCAACCGATACTGCTAGTAATTCTGTAACCTGCAGTTTTACTGTTATGGTAGAACCTGGAGAAACAGAAGGAGGTCCTGCAATTTTTAATAATTGCCCTGCCACTATTACTCACTCTGTGAGTACCTATACCTGTGGAGCAAATGTTGCTTTTCAAATTCCTACAGCTTCTGACGATTCGGGAGATTTGGAAGTAGTAAGAGTAAGTGGCCCGGGCCCTGGAGATTTTTTTTGA
- a CDS encoding HYR domain-containing protein: protein MARALEIFFEVGTTIVTFEATGSDGNTVQCDFTVIVIDNENPVFYSCPSDVTLTAPVGQTSAAVNYSAPTARDNCGEPTITTSGPVSGSQFPVGTTTVTFTATDASGGTATCSFKVTVEPNDIPLEITCPQPQNRSKNENCEAVVPDFTGEVTANKEATFSQSPPAGSIISEATTITITATAGNEAKQCSFLLTITDNSPPSFSCPEDQTKAYDPATGFALPDYRDQINATDNCGIKSIVQDPPPGTVIHDDQLVMLYVWDTSDMLSNCSFTVTLSEEEVLDITCPTDQQAELGDNCSFVVPDYRANA from the coding sequence GTGGCCCGGGCCCTGGAGATTTTTTTTGAAGTAGGTACTACAATTGTAACTTTTGAAGCTACAGGAAGCGATGGAAACACTGTACAGTGTGATTTTACTGTAATAGTAATAGATAATGAGAATCCTGTTTTTTATTCCTGCCCCTCAGATGTTACTCTTACTGCTCCTGTAGGTCAAACTTCTGCTGCTGTAAATTATTCTGCTCCAACGGCCAGAGATAATTGTGGGGAGCCAACAATAACTACTTCAGGACCTGTATCAGGAAGTCAGTTTCCAGTGGGAACAACCACCGTAACTTTTACAGCCACAGATGCCTCCGGAGGAACAGCTACCTGCAGCTTTAAAGTAACTGTAGAACCTAATGATATTCCTCTGGAAATTACCTGTCCTCAACCTCAAAATAGATCAAAAAATGAGAATTGCGAGGCTGTAGTACCTGATTTCACGGGAGAAGTCACAGCCAACAAAGAGGCCACCTTCAGCCAAAGTCCTCCTGCTGGTTCAATTATTTCTGAAGCTACGACTATAACAATTACTGCCACTGCGGGAAACGAAGCCAAACAATGCAGCTTTCTGCTAACAATAACAGATAATTCACCTCCTTCTTTCAGTTGCCCTGAAGACCAAACCAAAGCTTATGATCCGGCAACCGGGTTTGCTTTACCCGACTACAGGGACCAAATAAACGCAACAGACAATTGTGGAATAAAATCAATTGTCCAGGATCCTCCACCCGGGACAGTGATACATGATGATCAATTGGTGATGTTGTATGTCTGGGATACTTCAGATATGTTAAGCAATTGTAGTTTTACAGTTACTCTTTCTGAAGAAGAAGTTTTGGATATCACCTGCCCAACAGATCAACAGGCAGAATTGGGAGACAATTGTAGTTTTGTAGTGCCAGATTACCGGGCTAATGCTTAG
- a CDS encoding T9SS type A sorting domain-containing protein, with translation MSKVEIFDFRGRFLFTKKFAEDVPAYNVDVSGVEQAVYVLRIYTSDGKRIRRVIKN, from the coding sequence ATATCCAAAGTGGAAATATTTGACTTTAGGGGAAGATTTCTCTTTACGAAAAAGTTTGCTGAAGATGTTCCTGCCTATAACGTGGATGTTTCAGGAGTGGAACAGGCAGTATACGTTTTAAGAATATATACTTCCGACGGAAAACGAATAAGAAGAGTAATTAAAAATTAG
- the miaA gene encoding tRNA (adenosine(37)-N6)-dimethylallyltransferase MiaA: MKNKNLVAIVGPTAIGKTSLSIALARAFHTEIISADSRQFYKEMNIGTAAPTAEELQAAPHHFIHNISIQDEYSVGDYERDALQKIEDLFQKSPILILVGGSGLYVKSLLEGLDNFPEVDPLIRKQLNQQLNEQGLSPLKEKLNQLDPFYFSRVDIENPHRVIRALEICLGTGKPYSSFLEGAKQTRDFNAIKIGLTAPREIIYDRINMRVDLMMEQGLLEEAEHLYPLKELNALNTVGYKELFKYIEGDYSLEEAIAEIKKNTRRFAKRQLTWFRKEKDITWFEYSTKWKKLKIT, translated from the coding sequence ATGAAAAATAAAAACCTGGTGGCTATAGTAGGACCTACAGCTATTGGTAAAACTTCCCTAAGTATAGCTCTTGCCCGAGCCTTTCATACTGAAATCATTTCTGCCGATTCGAGACAGTTTTACAAAGAGATGAATATTGGTACTGCTGCCCCTACTGCTGAAGAATTACAGGCTGCACCGCATCATTTTATTCACAATATTAGTATCCAGGATGAATATTCAGTGGGAGATTATGAGCGGGATGCCCTTCAAAAAATAGAGGATCTTTTTCAGAAGAGCCCTATTCTTATCCTGGTGGGTGGGAGTGGTCTTTATGTAAAAAGCCTCTTAGAAGGTCTTGACAATTTTCCTGAAGTAGATCCCCTAATACGCAAGCAGTTAAACCAGCAATTGAATGAACAGGGATTATCCCCTTTAAAAGAAAAGCTTAACCAGCTCGACCCGTTCTATTTTAGCCGTGTAGATATTGAAAATCCCCACAGGGTAATAAGGGCTCTGGAAATATGTTTAGGCACAGGAAAACCCTATTCTTCATTCCTCGAGGGGGCAAAACAAACCCGTGACTTTAATGCAATTAAAATCGGTTTAACTGCTCCCAGGGAGATAATTTACGACCGCATCAATATGAGAGTTGATCTTATGATGGAGCAGGGACTTTTAGAAGAAGCAGAGCACCTATATCCCCTAAAGGAATTGAATGCTCTCAATACTGTAGGCTATAAGGAACTCTTTAAATACATAGAAGGAGATTATTCCCTGGAAGAAGCAATTGCGGAAATTAAAAAAAATACCCGCAGATTTGCGAAAAGGCAATTAACCTGGTTTAGAAAAGAAAAAGATATAACCTGGTTTGAATACAGTACAAAGTGGAAGAAATTAAAGATTACATAG
- a CDS encoding ion transporter: MNNKDKPIPSWQRKLHEVIYEADTPMGRGFDIALLILIVLSIILVMLESIKPLYSQYYWEFYTAEWIITILFTIEYVLRIISIRKPIRYIFSFYGIVDFLSTIPTYMALFIGGGNLFFAVRALRLLRVFRVLKITRYMGESNKLVEALKNSKAKIFVFLFAVLIICIIMGTVMHLVEGEAGGFDNIPLSIYWCIVTLTTVGFGDIAPITPLGRLIASFIMITSYGIIAVPTGIVSAEYSRSSKPIPTNTQVCPYCNESKHLDKAEYCHNCGNKLNEK, translated from the coding sequence GTGAATAATAAAGATAAACCCATTCCCTCCTGGCAAAGAAAGCTTCACGAAGTCATTTATGAAGCCGACACACCTATGGGAAGAGGCTTTGATATTGCTTTACTAATTTTAATTGTTTTGAGCATTATACTTGTAATGCTGGAAAGTATAAAACCTCTCTATTCACAATATTACTGGGAATTTTACACTGCAGAGTGGATTATTACAATATTGTTTACAATCGAGTATGTACTTCGTATAATTTCAATAAGAAAACCAATTAGGTACATCTTTAGTTTCTACGGTATTGTAGATTTTCTTTCAACCATACCAACCTATATGGCTTTGTTCATTGGGGGTGGTAATTTATTTTTTGCTGTACGTGCATTGCGGCTCCTACGGGTATTTAGAGTTTTGAAGATTACGCGGTACATGGGTGAATCTAATAAACTTGTGGAAGCACTTAAAAATAGCAAGGCCAAGATCTTTGTTTTTCTTTTTGCAGTTCTTATTATATGTATAATAATGGGAACAGTAATGCATTTGGTTGAAGGAGAGGCAGGAGGATTTGATAATATCCCCCTTAGCATTTACTGGTGTATTGTCACCCTTACAACGGTAGGTTTTGGAGATATAGCTCCCATCACTCCTCTTGGTAGGCTTATAGCTTCATTTATTATGATTACTAGTTATGGAATTATTGCAGTTCCAACGGGAATAGTAAGCGCTGAATACTCAAGATCCTCAAAGCCTATTCCTACCAATACCCAGGTTTGCCCCTACTGCAATGAATCCAAACATTTGGATAAAGCAGAATATTGTCACAATTGCGGAAATAAGTTAAATGAAAAATAA
- a CDS encoding DUF3857 domain-containing protein: protein MNKFLLLFLFTGISCFAQNFNTSDLNVTYEELEATSYSLDSTANAFYIYEKGFSRFQDHGEVNLLTDYAAKIKILNPEGYEHASVEIRLYKGEAGKEKISKLEAMTFYLDNGIKKGIPLEASKIYTEENENYDIVKFTFPNISPGVVLTYSYQKESPYTFNFEPWWFQGEIPKVFSTYSTTIPGNFRYNITKIGELELDVHNSDIKKKCFQVTATSTLADCVVSEYAMKNIPAFIEEPYLTSRYNYISRIEYELIDITRLDGVVKKFTQEWEDVDSQLKNHKSLGKQLRRSSLVKDLLPLQLQQQPNSLEKAKDIYRFVQMNYNWNGEYKIFQDLDLKDVIKDNSGNVAGINILLHNIYEEEGFKVLPILGSTRSNGTISKLHPVLSEYNYVMLQLEVEGKKYVLDATEKNLGFGDVAFRSLNQYARLLNFDKESSWIDIAPEKFSEIKILDSLKLNADGTTHGTSRHFYSGYHALSARNSLEELSEEEIFNKLANPSSFAVSNEVTIRNKENIEENLEIIYQLQNQSQMINNVIYFNPFSFKFFSKNPLQLQKRNYPIDFGYKDAYSYYINIEIPENYKVEELPEPKALRLPEDGGTIQFTAIQKDDKNIMIHCRISFTKAQYSSGYYPYLKKYFDNILQVQSKSLIVLKENT from the coding sequence ATGAATAAATTTTTACTACTCTTCCTTTTTACAGGAATATCCTGTTTCGCCCAAAATTTTAATACCAGCGACCTCAATGTTACTTATGAAGAACTGGAGGCCACTTCCTATTCGTTAGACTCTACTGCCAATGCATTTTACATTTATGAAAAAGGCTTTAGTCGATTTCAGGATCACGGAGAGGTTAATCTTCTTACTGATTATGCGGCAAAGATTAAAATCCTTAATCCAGAAGGATATGAACATGCGAGTGTTGAAATAAGACTCTACAAAGGTGAAGCGGGGAAAGAAAAAATAAGTAAACTGGAGGCCATGACGTTTTATCTCGATAATGGGATAAAAAAGGGAATACCTCTGGAAGCCTCAAAAATTTATACTGAGGAAAATGAGAATTACGATATTGTAAAATTTACCTTTCCTAATATATCTCCAGGAGTGGTTTTAACTTATTCCTACCAAAAAGAATCTCCCTATACTTTTAATTTCGAGCCATGGTGGTTCCAGGGGGAGATCCCGAAAGTTTTCAGCACTTACTCTACTACCATACCGGGTAACTTTAGATATAACATCACCAAGATAGGTGAACTGGAATTGGATGTTCACAATTCAGATATCAAAAAGAAATGTTTTCAGGTCACTGCTACTTCAACTCTTGCAGATTGTGTGGTCTCTGAATATGCCATGAAAAATATTCCTGCTTTTATTGAGGAACCCTACCTCACCTCCAGGTATAATTATATTTCCCGTATTGAATACGAATTAATAGACATTACACGCCTGGACGGAGTCGTAAAAAAATTTACTCAAGAGTGGGAAGATGTGGATAGCCAACTTAAAAACCATAAAAGCCTTGGTAAACAATTAAGACGTTCTTCCCTTGTAAAAGATCTGTTACCTCTCCAACTTCAGCAACAACCTAATAGCCTGGAGAAAGCAAAGGATATTTACCGTTTTGTTCAAATGAATTATAACTGGAATGGAGAATATAAGATCTTTCAGGATTTGGATTTAAAAGATGTAATAAAAGACAATAGCGGTAATGTAGCAGGAATAAATATCCTGCTTCACAACATATACGAGGAAGAGGGATTTAAAGTGTTACCCATTTTAGGCTCAACCCGGTCCAATGGGACCATTAGTAAGTTACATCCTGTTTTAAGTGAATACAATTATGTAATGCTTCAACTGGAAGTAGAAGGAAAAAAATACGTTTTAGATGCAACCGAAAAGAATTTAGGATTTGGAGATGTCGCTTTTAGAAGTTTGAATCAATATGCCCGGTTACTTAATTTTGACAAAGAGAGTTCATGGATTGATATTGCCCCTGAAAAATTTTCTGAAATTAAAATTCTTGATTCTTTAAAGTTAAATGCAGATGGAACTACTCACGGTACTTCCCGGCACTTTTACTCCGGATATCACGCTCTTTCAGCCAGAAATTCTTTAGAAGAACTTTCAGAAGAAGAGATTTTTAATAAATTAGCCAATCCTAGTTCCTTTGCAGTTTCAAATGAAGTTACAATTAGAAACAAGGAAAATATAGAAGAAAATCTGGAGATAATATACCAGCTGCAAAATCAATCGCAGATGATCAATAATGTTATCTATTTCAATCCTTTTAGTTTTAAATTCTTCAGTAAAAATCCTCTCCAACTTCAAAAGAGAAATTATCCTATAGATTTTGGATATAAAGATGCCTATTCCTATTATATCAACATTGAGATTCCTGAAAATTATAAAGTGGAGGAGCTTCCTGAACCAAAAGCATTACGCCTGCCTGAAGATGGTGGCACTATACAATTTACTGCCATTCAAAAAGATGACAAAAATATTATGATACACTGTAGGATAAGCTTTACCAAAGCTCAATATTCCTCAGGATATTACCCTTATCTCAAGAAATATTTCGACAATATTCTACAGGTTCAGTCTAAATCTCTTATTGTACTAAAGGAAAACACTTAA
- a CDS encoding YggS family pyridoxal phosphate-dependent enzyme — MDIEANIKRYREELGSEITLVAISKTKPGSDIMIAYNAGQRIFGENKIQELSDKWEALPKDIEWHMVGHVQRNKVKYMAPFVQLVHAVDSLKLLKEINKEARKNDRIINCLLQIKIAREETKFGLELEEAKEILSSDAVLKFKNVKLIGLMGMATYTDDTEQVKAEFLKLKTAFDDLKKDNKEFTTLSMGMSGDYQIAVECGSNMVRIGSSIFGER; from the coding sequence ATGGACATTGAAGCAAATATTAAAAGGTACAGGGAAGAATTAGGAAGTGAAATTACACTTGTAGCGATCTCAAAAACGAAACCCGGGAGTGATATAATGATTGCTTACAATGCGGGGCAGAGAATTTTTGGAGAGAATAAAATCCAGGAACTTTCCGATAAATGGGAAGCCCTTCCAAAGGATATTGAATGGCACATGGTGGGGCATGTTCAAAGAAATAAGGTGAAATATATGGCACCGTTTGTGCAGCTGGTACATGCGGTTGACAGTCTAAAACTTCTGAAGGAAATCAACAAAGAAGCAAGAAAGAATGATCGTATTATTAATTGCCTGTTACAAATAAAAATTGCCCGGGAAGAGACAAAATTTGGCTTAGAACTGGAAGAGGCTAAAGAAATATTATCGTCTGATGCAGTTTTAAAATTTAAAAATGTAAAGCTTATCGGGCTAATGGGAATGGCAACTTATACAGATGATACTGAGCAAGTCAAAGCAGAATTTTTGAAATTAAAGACTGCTTTTGACGACCTTAAGAAAGACAATAAAGAATTTACCACACTCTCCATGGGTATGAGTGGAGACTATCAAATAGCAGTTGAATGTGGCAGCAATATGGTGAGAATTGGTAGCTCTATTTTTGGGGAAAGATAA
- a CDS encoding DUF1015 domain-containing protein — MAIINPFKAVRPARDKAGLVATRPYEEYTSGEITAQLEYNPFSFLHIINPGYKFQQNVTGEKRFQLVRNRYLEFKEENIFIQDEQACYYIYKVANRSNTYTGIIAAASIEDYEQNIIRKHEDTLELRENLFKEYLKVVGFNTEPVLLTYPDSDVINTLIDEVMDSRPEYEFSTYNKETHWLWKIEDPTLINKIQKEFELMPSIYIADGHHRSASSFLLAKESRKNNPHHSGKETYNSFMSFLIPESRLEIYEFSRLIKDLNGWSKEEFLVQLDEWFRIENRGKEVYYPSKKHHFNMYLEGEFYSLYLRKTIYQFKNSLSSLDTYILYEKILKPILGIEDLRSDSRITYVHGKNDLLEIKTQVDSGKFAVGFGMLPLTIEEIKQVADDGLTMPPKSTYIEPKLRSGVTIYEF; from the coding sequence TTGGCGATAATAAATCCATTTAAAGCCGTACGACCCGCACGGGACAAAGCAGGATTGGTAGCAACAAGGCCTTACGAAGAATATACATCGGGAGAAATTACTGCACAACTGGAGTATAATCCCTTTTCATTTTTACACATCATTAACCCGGGTTATAAGTTTCAGCAAAATGTAACCGGAGAAAAAAGATTTCAGTTAGTCAGGAACAGATATCTGGAGTTCAAAGAAGAAAACATTTTTATTCAGGATGAACAAGCCTGCTATTACATTTATAAGGTGGCTAACCGCTCAAACACTTACACAGGGATTATTGCTGCAGCCAGTATTGAAGATTATGAACAGAATATTATTCGTAAACACGAAGATACTTTAGAGCTACGGGAAAACCTTTTTAAAGAATATTTGAAAGTGGTGGGTTTTAATACTGAGCCTGTGCTTCTCACCTATCCTGATTCTGATGTAATCAATACTCTTATTGATGAAGTTATGGACAGCAGGCCAGAATATGAATTCTCCACATATAATAAAGAGACACACTGGCTTTGGAAAATAGAAGATCCTACGCTTATAAATAAAATTCAGAAGGAGTTTGAATTAATGCCGTCAATTTATATTGCAGATGGTCACCACCGTAGTGCCTCCTCCTTTCTCCTTGCAAAAGAATCCCGGAAAAACAATCCTCATCATTCGGGAAAAGAAACTTACAATTCTTTTATGAGTTTTCTTATTCCTGAGAGCAGGCTGGAAATCTATGAATTTAGCAGGTTAATAAAAGATCTTAACGGCTGGAGCAAAGAAGAATTCCTGGTGCAACTTGATGAATGGTTTAGGATAGAAAACAGGGGGAAGGAAGTGTATTACCCCTCAAAAAAACATCATTTCAACATGTACCTCGAGGGAGAATTTTACTCACTTTACCTACGGAAAACTATTTATCAATTTAAAAATTCCCTTAGTTCCCTCGACACCTATATTTTATACGAAAAAATCCTGAAGCCAATCCTGGGAATAGAAGATTTGCGAAGTGATAGCAGGATCACCTACGTACACGGTAAAAATGATTTACTGGAGATAAAGACGCAGGTGGACAGTGGAAAATTTGCAGTTGGTTTTGGAATGCTTCCTTTAACAATAGAAGAAATTAAACAGGTTGCAGATGATGGTCTTACTATGCCGCCAAAAAGTACTTATATTGAACCGAAATTAAGAAGTGGAGTAACAATCTATGAATTTTAA
- a CDS encoding Gfo/Idh/MocA family protein: MLKAGVIGAGHLGKIHLKLLQQSSQYELIGFYDGDEVVASKVEKEFSYKRFSSAEELIKAVDVVDVVTPTIAHFEVAKKVLTSGKHLFIEKPVTTNFQEAEELIGLAKKHKVKGQVGHVERFNPAFRAVKDKIEFPMFIEAHRLAEFNPRGTDVPVVLDLMIHDIDVILSVVDSKVKKISASGVSVISDTPDIANARIEFENGCVANLTASRISLKNMRKARFFQKDAYISVDFLERKCEVVKMKDAPENPDDFAMILQNAEGMKKQIYFENPKVEENNAILQELESFADAINNNTIPIVSLEQGAEALRVANKVIESFQK; the protein is encoded by the coding sequence ATGCTCAAAGCTGGTGTAATTGGCGCGGGACATTTGGGTAAGATCCATTTAAAACTGCTCCAACAATCTTCACAATACGAACTCATAGGATTTTATGATGGCGACGAAGTAGTTGCTTCAAAAGTTGAAAAAGAATTTAGTTATAAAAGATTTTCTTCTGCTGAAGAATTGATCAAAGCAGTTGATGTAGTTGATGTTGTAACTCCTACTATCGCACACTTTGAAGTGGCTAAGAAGGTCTTAACTTCGGGAAAACATCTCTTTATAGAAAAACCTGTTACTACAAATTTTCAGGAGGCCGAAGAATTAATTGGTCTGGCTAAAAAACATAAAGTAAAGGGACAGGTTGGACACGTGGAAAGATTTAATCCTGCCTTTAGAGCGGTAAAGGATAAGATAGAATTCCCAATGTTCATAGAAGCTCACCGTTTAGCTGAATTTAACCCGCGGGGTACAGATGTTCCGGTGGTACTGGACCTGATGATCCATGATATTGATGTTATCCTTAGCGTGGTAGATTCTAAAGTTAAAAAAATAAGTGCCAGCGGAGTTTCAGTTATAAGTGACACTCCGGATATTGCCAATGCACGCATTGAATTCGAAAACGGATGTGTTGCAAATCTCACAGCCAGCCGGATTTCTCTGAAAAATATGAGAAAAGCCAGATTTTTTCAGAAGGACGCATACATTTCAGTAGATTTTCTTGAAAGAAAATGTGAAGTGGTAAAGATGAAAGATGCTCCTGAAAATCCTGATGATTTCGCGATGATCCTTCAGAATGCAGAAGGAATGAAAAAACAAATCTATTTTGAAAATCCGAAAGTGGAGGAAAATAATGCCATCCTGCAGGAACTTGAGAGTTTTGCTGATGCCATTAATAATAATACCATCCCCATAGTCTCTCTCGAACAGGGTGCTGAAGCATTACGGGTTGCCAATAAGGTGATAGAAAGTTTTCAGAAATAA
- a CDS encoding protein-L-isoaspartate(D-aspartate) O-methyltransferase, which produces MLKDTFKHKGKRQQLAATVAAKGVKDKKVLEAIKNIPRHLFMDSSFEDHAYQDKPFPIAADQTISQPYTVAFQTELLEVSKGDSVLEIGTGSGYQTAVLCELGAKVYSIERQQELYKKTKIFLSKIGYRPKFLSFGDGYKGLPQYAPYDKIIVTAGAPFVPNPLLSQLKVGGRLVIPVGENTQVMTLFIRKSEKEFEKREFGDFRFVPLLEDKN; this is translated from the coding sequence GTGCTTAAAGATACATTTAAACATAAAGGAAAACGACAACAACTTGCCGCTACGGTGGCTGCCAAAGGGGTAAAGGATAAGAAGGTCCTGGAAGCCATAAAGAATATCCCGCGGCATTTATTTATGGATAGTAGTTTTGAAGATCATGCTTACCAGGATAAACCTTTTCCTATTGCAGCAGATCAAACTATATCGCAGCCGTATACAGTAGCTTTTCAAACCGAACTCCTTGAAGTTAGCAAGGGAGATTCAGTTTTAGAAATAGGTACGGGAAGTGGTTACCAGACTGCTGTTTTATGTGAATTGGGAGCAAAAGTTTACAGCATTGAAAGGCAACAGGAATTATATAAGAAGACAAAAATATTTCTCAGCAAAATAGGTTACCGTCCTAAATTTTTATCTTTTGGTGATGGTTACAAAGGACTTCCACAGTACGCTCCTTATGACAAGATCATAGTTACTGCCGGGGCTCCTTTTGTCCCCAATCCTTTATTGAGCCAGCTTAAAGTAGGAGGCAGGCTTGTAATCCCGGTTGGCGAAAATACGCAGGTGATGACGCTGTTTATCAGGAAATCTGAAAAAGAATTTGAGAAGCGGGAATTTGGAGATTTTCGGTTTGTTCCTTTACTGGAGGACAAGAATTAG